ATCATCGCCCAGCGCGACATTGAGAAGGTCTTCCCGGCCGACGAGTTCTCCTGCGTCGGCATCGCCGGCACCGCGGGCCTTGCGGTCGAGATGGTCCGGCTCTTCCAGACCGAGCTCGAGCACTACGAGAAGATCGAGGGCTCGACGCTGTCGATGGACGGCAAGTCCAACCGGCTGGCTGCCCTGATCCGGGCCAACCTCGGCCTGGCGATGCAGGGCCTCGCGGTCGTGCCGCTCTTCGCAGGCTTCGACCTGGCCACGCAGCGCGGCCGGATCTTCTCCTACGACGTCACCGGTGGCCGCTACGAGGAGACCGCGTTCCACTCGGTCGGCTCGGGCTCTCTCTTCGCCCGCGGTTCGCTGAAGAAGCTCTACCGCGAGGACCTCAACGCCAACACCGTCGTCGAGGCCGTCATCGAGGCGCTGTACGACGCCGCCGACGACGACTCTGCGACCGGCGGTCCTGATGTCACACGCCGCATCTTCCCCGTCGTCCAGGTGATCACGGCCGAGGGCGGACACCGCATGCCCGACGAGGAGGTCGCGACCATCGCCGACCGCGTCATCGACGGCCGCATGCGACGCCCCGACGGCCCTGCGGCAGAGCTGGAGAACCGCCGATGAGTATGCCGTTCTACGTCTCGCCCGAGCAGCTGATGAAGGACCGCGCCGACTTCGCGCGCAAGGGCATCGCCCGTGGTCGCTCCGTCGTCGCCGTGCAGTACGCCGATGGCGTGCTGTTCGTGTCGGAGAACCCCTCCCAGGCGTTGCACAAGGTCTCCGAGATCTATGACCGCATCGCGTTCGCCGCGGTGGGTCGCTACAACGAGTTCGAGAACCTCCGCATCGCCGGCGTCCGGCTGGCCGACATGCGCGGCTACGCCTACGACCGGCGCGACGTGACCGGTCGCGGACTCGCCAACGCCTACGCCCAGACGCTCGGCACGATCTTCTCCTCCGGCGGCGAGAAGCCCTACGAGGTCGAGCTCTTCGTCGCCGAGATCGGGGACGAGGTCGCCGGTGACCAGCTCTACCGCCTGACCTACGACGGACAGGTGGCCGATGAGCACGGGTTCGCGGTCATGGGTGGCGCGGCGGACGTCGTCGCGACGTACCTCAAGGAGCGTTATGAGCCGGGCCTCAGCCTCGCTGCCGCGGTGAGGCTCGCGGTGGCTGCCCTCGGCCACTCCCAGAACGAGAAGGGCGAGGGAGGCGACCGGGTGATCCCGATCGGCGACCTCGAGGTGGCGGTCCTCGACCGCACTCGGGTGCAACCGCGCAAGTTCCGCAGGATCCGCCCGCCGATCCTGGGCGACCTGCTCGGGGCGCGCGGACCCGAGCAGCCCGACGAACCGGAGCCCGAGGATGGCGCAGGGGGCTCGCTTCCGTCGGCGCCCGTGGCCGATGACCCCTCCGATCCGACCGACACGGTGAGCGGCCCGGTGCCGCCGCTGGAGCACCCCCTCACGGGTGAGCCCCACACGGCACCTCCGGTTGCTCCGCCCGTTGCGCCTCCGGTAGCCCCGCCTGCGGAGTAGGTTGCCACCATGGACCGGCGGATCTTCGGTATCGAGAACGAGTACGGCGTCACGTGCACGTTCAAGGGCCAGCGTCGCCTGAGTCCGGACGAGGTGGCCCGCTACCTGTTCCGCAAGGTCGTCTCGTGGGGCCGGAGCAGCAACGTCTTCCTGCGCAACGGCGCTCGCCTCTATCTCGACGTCGGCTCCCACCCGGAGTACGCAACGCCGGAGTGCGACGACATCTCCGACCTGGTCGCCCACGACAAGGCGGGGGAGCGGATCCTCGAAGGGCTGTTGGTCGACGCCGAGCAGCGGCTGCACGACGAGGGCATCGCGGGCGACATCTACCTGTTCAAGAACAACACCGACTCAGCGGGCAACTCCTACGGCTGCCACGAGAACTACCTCGTCGGGCGCCAGGGAGAGTTCAGCCGGATCGCCGACATCCTGATCCCGTTCCTCGTGACTCGGCAGGTGATCGTCGGCGCGGGCAAGATCATCCAGACGCCTCGCGGCGCGTCGTTCTCCGTGAGCCAGCGCGCCGAGCACATCTGGGAGGGCGTCTCGAGCGCCACGACCCGGAGCCGGCCGATCATCAACACCCGCGACGAGCCGCACGCCGACGCCGAGAAGTACCGCCGGCTCCACGTGATCGTCGGTGACTCGAACATGTCCGAGACGACGACGCTGCTCAAGGTGGCCAGCTGCGACCTCGTGCTGCGCATGATCGAGGAGGGCGTCGTGATGCGGGACCTCACGATGGAGAACCCGATCCGGGCGATCCGCGAGATCTCCCACGACCTGACGGGCCGCCGCAAGATCCGGCTCTCCAACGGCCGGGAGGCCAGCGCCCTCGACATCCAGCTCGAGTACCTCACCCGGGCGCGCGACTTCGTCGACCGCCGCGAGCTCCGCACACCTGTGATCGACAAGGCGCTCGACCTGTGGGAGCGAGGGCTCAAGGCGATCGAGTCCCAGGACTTCGACCTGGTCGACCGCGAGATCGACTGGGTGATCAAGTTGAAGCTGATCGAGCGCTACCGCGCCAAGCACGGTCTGGCGATGGGCCACCCGCGCATCGCGCAGCTCGATCTGGCCTATCACGACATCCACCGCAACCGCGGGCTCTACTACCTGCTCGAGAAGCGGGGGGCTGTTGCCCGGGTGAGCGACGACCTCACCATCTTCCGGGCCAAGACGGTGCCGCCGCAGGAGACGCGCGCCAAGTTGCGTGGGGACTTCATCCGCAAGGCCCAGGAGCGCCGACGCGACTTCACCGTGGACTGGGTGCACCTGAAGCTCAACGACCAGGCGCAGCGCACGGTCCTCTGCAAGGACCCGTTCCGTGCTGTCGACGAACGAGTCCAGCGACTCATCGACGGGATGTAGGGAGCGTTTCGTTCCTGCGGCTAGGCTGCCGCCGTGAATTCCATGCGCCGTCTCACCGTCATCCCGGCCGTCCTGTGCCTCTCCGTCCTCGGCCTCACCGCCTGTGGCGAGGAGGCCCCCGTGTCCGAGGGCTCGGTGAAGATCTCCGGAGAGTTCGGCGCGGCACCGAAGGTCACCTACGCCAACACCCCTGTCGAGCGCGAGAAGTCGGAGTTCAAGACGATCAGCTCCGGCGAGGGCGCGACGGTGAAGGACGGCGACCTCGTCACCGTCGACTACTACATCGGCAACGGGTTCAACGGCGCGAAGGCCGAGAGCACGTTCGACGACGGCGGACAGCCGGCGCAGCTCACGGTCAGCAAGGCCCAGCTCGCCATTCCGGCGCTCTACACCGCGATCGTCGACCACAAGGTGGGCTCGCGTGTCTCGGTGATCGCAGCCCCCAAGGACGGGCTGGCATCCCAGGGCGGCAATGCCGACCTCGGCATCGGCAACAACGACACGCTCGTCCTGGTTCTCGACATCGTGTCGATCGTCCCGACGAAGCCTTCGGGTGAGGCGGTCAAGCCTGCTGCGGGCGCTCCGAAGCTGGTCGAGACAGCTGGTGTGCCGACCGGGTTCGACTTCAAGGGCATGACGCCGGTCGGCAAGAAGCCGGTCCTCCACACGCTGGTCCAGGGCGACGGCCCGGCGGTGAAGAACGGTCAGAACATCACCGTTCACTACCTCGGCCAGGTGGTCGGCGGAGACGTCTTCGATGCCTCCTACCCGAAGGGCGCGCCCGCGTCGTTCGAGCTCAAGTACCCCGGCCTGGTCAAGGGCTGGATGGAGCTCGTCGGCGTCAAGCTCGGCAGCCGCGTGGTCATCGTGATCCCGTCCGAGTTCGGCTACGGCAAGACCGGGTCCGGCGAGAAGATCAAGGGCGGCGACGACCTGGTCTTCGTCGTCGACGTCCTCGCGGCCAGCTGACGGGCCTCCCCACACCATGGCCGTGAACAAGAGCGAGCGGCTGCTCAACCTGCTGATCCTGCTCCTCGCACAGCGGCACTACATCTCGAAGGAACGCATCCGCGAGCTGATCGAGGACTACCGCTCGGCGTCGGACGAGGCGTTTGAGCGGATGTTCGAGCGGGACAAGGTCGAGCTGCGCGAGCTCGGTGTCCCCGTCGAGACCGGCCAGGCGGACAAGTTCTTCGAGGACGAGCCGGGCTACCGGATCCGTCCGGACGACTTCGCCCTGCCCGGCATCGAGCTGACGGCGGACGAGGCGGCAGTCGTCGGCCTCGCGTCGCGGGTCTGGCAGCACGCCGGTCTTGCCGCCCACACCAGCGACGCGTTGACCAAGCTGCTCGCCGCAGGAGTCGAGATCGACCGTGACCGGCTGGACATGCCAGCACCCGAGGTCGCGGCCGACGAGCCGGAGTTCGACGCGTTCTGGAAGGCATCGCTCGACCGCGTGCGGGTCGCGTTCGACTACCAGCGCTCCGGCTCGAGCGCGGTCACGAAGCGTCTGCTCGAGCCGTGGGGCGTCGTCTCCTACTCCGGTCGGTGGTACGTCGTCGGCCACGACGTCGACCGCGGGGCGCCCCGCATGTTCCGGCTCTCCCGCGTGCGCGGCTCGGTGAGCCGCAGGAGCAAGGGCGACGCGTACGCCGTCCCCCCGGGCACCGACCTCCGGGAGCTGACCACCCGGCTCGGCCCGGGCCCGCGCACCGTGCAGGCGACGGTGCTGATCCGCCCCGGCGCCGCGGCGTACCTGCGACGGACCGGTGCGGCCCAGGACGCCGACGTGACCGGACCCGACGGCACTCCTGGCTGGGACCGTTTCGTCATCACCTCGTCCTCGATCCACGCGCTGGCGGACGAGGTCCTCGCCCACGGCGACCGCGTGTACGCCGAGGAGCCGGCCGAGCTCGTCAACCTGATCGTGACCCGGCTCGACGCGGCCTCGGTGGCTGCGGCGGGAGGTGCCGCATGAGCTCGGGCGCGAAGGACCAGGTCGGCCGTCTGCTGGCGCTGGTGCCGCTGATCCGGCGCCGCGGCGCGATGCGCGTCGACGAGGTGGCCGACATGCTCGGCGTGAGCCCCGCTCAGCTGGTGAAGGACCTCAAGGTCCTGATCTTCTGCGGCTGGCCGGGTTGGTACCCCGACGACCTGATCGACGTCGACCTCGACGCACTCGAGCCCGGCGGCGACGGCATGATCCGGATCTCCAACGCCGACTGCCTGCAGGAGCCGTTGCGGCTCTCGACCGCTGAGGCCTCGGCCCTGCTCGTCGCGGTGCGTGCACTGCGCGACAGCGCCGACCCGGCGGTCCTCCCGAGCATCGACAGCACGCTCGAGAAGCTCGAAGGCGCAGTGGAGGGCACGCCCGTGGCGAGCGTCCAGGTGCCCCCGCGCGAGCGGGAGTTGAGCGCGTTCCGCACCAAGCTCGCCGAGGCCATCCGCGACGCCCGCCAGGTCCGGCTCGGCTACCACGTGCCCGCGCGCGACGAGGACACCGAGCGCACCGTCGACCCGATCGCCGTGGTTTCCCACCAGGGCGTCAGCTACCTCGATGCCTGGTGCCACAGCGCGGGGGAGCGGCGCTCCTTCCGGCTCGACCGCGTCCTCGGTGTTTCCGTCCTCGAGACCGCCGCGGAGGACCACGACCTGGAGCCGCTCGACCTCGGTGACGGCATCTTCCGGCCCAGCGAGGAGCAGCCGCTGGTCACCCTGCAGCTCGCGCCGCGGGCCCGCTGGGTTGCGGAGTACTACCCGGTCGTGGACGCCCGTGAGAGCGCAGCCGGTGCGCTCGAGGTTGATCTCCGCGTCGCCGACCGCGCCTGGCTCGACCGGCTGCTGATGCGTCTCACGCCGCACGTCACTGTCCTCGCCCCCGCAGAGTTCACCGCGTCGTACCGTCAGGCCACCTCCGCTGCCCGGGCGCTCTACGCCTGAGGCGTAGGATTCAGCCGAAGCCACCCAGATCCGATTCCTTGAGGAAAACCATGAACCCGATGATGAACATGCCCGGCGGCTGGGAGCTCATCCTGATCCTTGCTGTCGTCGTCCTTCTCTTCGGCGCCAAGAAGTTGCCCGATCTCGCGCGCAACAGCGGCCAGGCCCTCCGGATCTTCAAGGCCGAGACCAAGGGTCTCCGCGACGACGAGAAGGACGCGAAGTCCACCGTCGAGGGTGAGGTCGTCGACGGCGACAAGCCCACCGACGCCAGCTGAGGTATTCCCCTCGTGTTCGGGTCCGGCCTGATCCGGCTCCTCTCTGGCGCGCCCGCGCACCCCGTCGGACCCGACGGACGGATGGCGCTCTCGGACCACTTCCGTGAGTTTCGTGCGCGCATCGTCAAGATCGCGCTGATCTGGCTCGTCGGGTTCGCCGTCTCGCTGGTCTTCCACGACCAGCTGCTCGACCTCGTCTTCGGTCCCTACGAGCAGGCGCAGAAGGTGCTGCCGGAAGGCACCACCGAGCCGATCATCCAGGGCGCAGGTGCGCCCCTGATGGTCTACCTCAAGCTCTCCGCGCTCGCCACGAGCGTGCTCACCGCACCGCTGTGGCTCTACCAGTTCTGGGCGTTCGTCCTCCCGGGCCTGCATCGCCGGGAGAAGAAGTGGACGGCGATCTTCGTCGTCATCGCGGGTCCGCTCTTCCTGCTCGGCGTCCTGCTCGGCTACCTGACGCTCCCGAAGGGCCTCGAGGTCCTGATCGGGTTCACCCCGGACAACTTCACCAACCTGGTCGACTTCAACGAGTACCTCTCGTTCTTCAGCCGGACACTGCTGGTCTTTGGCATCGCGTTCGAGATCCCGGTCTTCGTGGTCCTGCTCAACCTGGCCGGAGTGGTCAAGGGGGAGTCGCTCGGGAAGCACAGGGCGTGGATGGTCATCGGCGTCTTCGTCTTTGCGGCTCTTGCCACCCCGTCGACCGACCCGTTCACCATGACCGCGCTCGCGGTGCCGATGGTGCTGCTCTTCCTGCTTTCCGAGGGGATCGCGCGGTTCAACGACCGGCGCCGGGCAGCGCGCGATCCTTATGCCGGGCTCTCGCCCGACGAGGCGTCGGCCATCTGACCCACACCCCGACTAGGGTCTGGGTGTGGGCACACCTTCAGAGCAGAACACCGCCTTCCGCCAGCGCCAGGAGTTCCCGGTCTTCGCGGAGTTCGCCGAGCTCTACGACTTCCCGCTGGACGACTTCCAGGTCCGCGCCTGCCACGAGCTCGAGCAGGGACGCGGCGTACTCGTTGCCGCGCCAACCGGCTCCGGCAAGACCATCGTGGGCGAGTTCGCCATCCACCTGGCCCTCAGCCAGGGGCGCAAGGCGTTCTACACCGCGCCCATCAAGGCGCTGTCCAACCAGAAGTTCCACGACCTGGTCCAGCGCTACGGGCCGGAGCAGGTCGGGCTGCTCACCGGCGACAACTCGGTCAACGGCGACGCTCCCATCGTCGTCATGACGACCGAGGTCCTCCGCAACATGCTGTACGCCGGGTCCCGGACGCTCACGGGTCTCGGCTACGTCGTCATGGACGAGGTCCACTACCTCGCCGACCGCATGCGTGGCGCGGTCTGGGAGGAAGTGATCATCCATCTGCCCGAGTCGGTCGCTCTCGTCTCGCTCAGCGCGACTGTCTCCAACGCGGAGGAGTTCGGCGACTGGCTCGAGACGGTCCGCGGCGAGATCACCACGATCGTCGAGGAGCGTCGACCGGTCCCGCTCTTCCAGCACGTGATCGTCGGCAAGCAGATGCACGACCTCTTCGCCGACTCCGACGCCGATGCCAAGGCCGGCTTCGTGCGCGAAGGAGCGCCGGTCAACCCGCAGCTGCTCCGGGTGGCCCGTGACGACTGGGCATCAGGGCGCACCAGTGACCGGCGTAGTCCCCGCGACAAGCGCAAGCCCGGCCAGAAGAACGTGGGCAACGGCCGCCGCGTCTGGACGCCCAGCCGGGTGGACGTCATCGAGCGCCTCCAGCGCGACAACCTCCTGCCAGCCATCGTCTTCATCTTCAGCCGTGTCGGCTGCGACGCCGCGGTCACCCAGTGCCTTGAGTCCAACCTGCGGCTCACCACCGCGGACGAGCGCGACGAGATCTTCGCCTACGTGGAGTCCAAGGTGCGCCACCTTCCTCCGGACGACCTGCAGGTGCTCGGCTACGACGGGTTCCTCGACGGCCTCACCCGCGGTGTCGCGTCGCACCACGCCGGCATGTTGCCGACGTTCAAGGAATGCGTCGAGGAGCTCTTCCAGCGCGGTCTCTGCAAGGCCGTCTTCGCGACCGAGACCCTGGCCCTCGGCATCAACATGCCCGCGCGCACCGTCGTCATCGAGAAGCTGACCAAGTGGAACGGCGAGACCCACGCCGACATCACCCCGGGGGAGTACACCCAGCTCACCGGTCGCGCCGGCCGTCGTGGTCTCGATGTCGAGGGCCACGGCGTCGTGCTCTGGCAGCAGGGGACCAACCCCAAGGAGCTGGCCGGCCTCGCGTCGAAGCGCACCTACCCGCTGCGATCGTCGTTCCGGCCCAGCTACAACATGGCCGTCAACCTGGTCCAGCAGTTCGGGCGGGCCACCGCCCGCGAGCTCCTCGAGTCGTCGTTCGCACAGTTCCAGGCGGACCGCGCAGTCGTCGGCCTGGCCCGCCAGCACAAGAAGGCGGAGGACGCGCTCGACGGCTACGTCGAGGCCGCAACGTGCCACCTCGGGGACTTCATGG
This genomic interval from Nocardioides cavernaquae contains the following:
- the prcB gene encoding proteasome subunit beta gives rise to the protein MAPGTSSFTDFLGAHQPDLLPSRRMTSGTGDAGNLAPHGTTIVAATFNGGVVMAGDRRATMGNIIAQRDIEKVFPADEFSCVGIAGTAGLAVEMVRLFQTELEHYEKIEGSTLSMDGKSNRLAALIRANLGLAMQGLAVVPLFAGFDLATQRGRIFSYDVTGGRYEETAFHSVGSGSLFARGSLKKLYREDLNANTVVEAVIEALYDAADDDSATGGPDVTRRIFPVVQVITAEGGHRMPDEEVATIADRVIDGRMRRPDGPAAELENRR
- the prcA gene encoding proteasome subunit alpha — translated: MSMPFYVSPEQLMKDRADFARKGIARGRSVVAVQYADGVLFVSENPSQALHKVSEIYDRIAFAAVGRYNEFENLRIAGVRLADMRGYAYDRRDVTGRGLANAYAQTLGTIFSSGGEKPYEVELFVAEIGDEVAGDQLYRLTYDGQVADEHGFAVMGGAADVVATYLKERYEPGLSLAAAVRLAVAALGHSQNEKGEGGDRVIPIGDLEVAVLDRTRVQPRKFRRIRPPILGDLLGARGPEQPDEPEPEDGAGGSLPSAPVADDPSDPTDTVSGPVPPLEHPLTGEPHTAPPVAPPVAPPVAPPAE
- the pafA gene encoding Pup--protein ligase; the encoded protein is MDRRIFGIENEYGVTCTFKGQRRLSPDEVARYLFRKVVSWGRSSNVFLRNGARLYLDVGSHPEYATPECDDISDLVAHDKAGERILEGLLVDAEQRLHDEGIAGDIYLFKNNTDSAGNSYGCHENYLVGRQGEFSRIADILIPFLVTRQVIVGAGKIIQTPRGASFSVSQRAEHIWEGVSSATTRSRPIINTRDEPHADAEKYRRLHVIVGDSNMSETTTLLKVASCDLVLRMIEEGVVMRDLTMENPIRAIREISHDLTGRRKIRLSNGREASALDIQLEYLTRARDFVDRRELRTPVIDKALDLWERGLKAIESQDFDLVDREIDWVIKLKLIERYRAKHGLAMGHPRIAQLDLAYHDIHRNRGLYYLLEKRGAVARVSDDLTIFRAKTVPPQETRAKLRGDFIRKAQERRRDFTVDWVHLKLNDQAQRTVLCKDPFRAVDERVQRLIDGM
- a CDS encoding FKBP-type peptidyl-prolyl cis-trans isomerase, whose amino-acid sequence is MRRLTVIPAVLCLSVLGLTACGEEAPVSEGSVKISGEFGAAPKVTYANTPVEREKSEFKTISSGEGATVKDGDLVTVDYYIGNGFNGAKAESTFDDGGQPAQLTVSKAQLAIPALYTAIVDHKVGSRVSVIAAPKDGLASQGGNADLGIGNNDTLVLVLDIVSIVPTKPSGEAVKPAAGAPKLVETAGVPTGFDFKGMTPVGKKPVLHTLVQGDGPAVKNGQNITVHYLGQVVGGDVFDASYPKGAPASFELKYPGLVKGWMELVGVKLGSRVVIVIPSEFGYGKTGSGEKIKGGDDLVFVVDVLAAS
- a CDS encoding helix-turn-helix transcriptional regulator, translating into MAVNKSERLLNLLILLLAQRHYISKERIRELIEDYRSASDEAFERMFERDKVELRELGVPVETGQADKFFEDEPGYRIRPDDFALPGIELTADEAAVVGLASRVWQHAGLAAHTSDALTKLLAAGVEIDRDRLDMPAPEVAADEPEFDAFWKASLDRVRVAFDYQRSGSSAVTKRLLEPWGVVSYSGRWYVVGHDVDRGAPRMFRLSRVRGSVSRRSKGDAYAVPPGTDLRELTTRLGPGPRTVQATVLIRPGAAAYLRRTGAAQDADVTGPDGTPGWDRFVITSSSIHALADEVLAHGDRVYAEEPAELVNLIVTRLDAASVAAAGGAA
- a CDS encoding helix-turn-helix transcriptional regulator, with the protein product MSSGAKDQVGRLLALVPLIRRRGAMRVDEVADMLGVSPAQLVKDLKVLIFCGWPGWYPDDLIDVDLDALEPGGDGMIRISNADCLQEPLRLSTAEASALLVAVRALRDSADPAVLPSIDSTLEKLEGAVEGTPVASVQVPPRERELSAFRTKLAEAIRDARQVRLGYHVPARDEDTERTVDPIAVVSHQGVSYLDAWCHSAGERRSFRLDRVLGVSVLETAAEDHDLEPLDLGDGIFRPSEEQPLVTLQLAPRARWVAEYYPVVDARESAAGALEVDLRVADRAWLDRLLMRLTPHVTVLAPAEFTASYRQATSAARALYA
- the tatA gene encoding Sec-independent protein translocase subunit TatA; translation: MNPMMNMPGGWELILILAVVVLLFGAKKLPDLARNSGQALRIFKAETKGLRDDEKDAKSTVEGEVVDGDKPTDAS
- the tatC gene encoding twin-arginine translocase subunit TatC; this translates as MFGSGLIRLLSGAPAHPVGPDGRMALSDHFREFRARIVKIALIWLVGFAVSLVFHDQLLDLVFGPYEQAQKVLPEGTTEPIIQGAGAPLMVYLKLSALATSVLTAPLWLYQFWAFVLPGLHRREKKWTAIFVVIAGPLFLLGVLLGYLTLPKGLEVLIGFTPDNFTNLVDFNEYLSFFSRTLLVFGIAFEIPVFVVLLNLAGVVKGESLGKHRAWMVIGVFVFAALATPSTDPFTMTALAVPMVLLFLLSEGIARFNDRRRAARDPYAGLSPDEASAI
- a CDS encoding DEAD/DEAH box helicase, which encodes MGTPSEQNTAFRQRQEFPVFAEFAELYDFPLDDFQVRACHELEQGRGVLVAAPTGSGKTIVGEFAIHLALSQGRKAFYTAPIKALSNQKFHDLVQRYGPEQVGLLTGDNSVNGDAPIVVMTTEVLRNMLYAGSRTLTGLGYVVMDEVHYLADRMRGAVWEEVIIHLPESVALVSLSATVSNAEEFGDWLETVRGEITTIVEERRPVPLFQHVIVGKQMHDLFADSDADAKAGFVREGAPVNPQLLRVARDDWASGRTSDRRSPRDKRKPGQKNVGNGRRVWTPSRVDVIERLQRDNLLPAIVFIFSRVGCDAAVTQCLESNLRLTTADERDEIFAYVESKVRHLPPDDLQVLGYDGFLDGLTRGVASHHAGMLPTFKECVEELFQRGLCKAVFATETLALGINMPARTVVIEKLTKWNGETHADITPGEYTQLTGRAGRRGLDVEGHGVVLWQQGTNPKELAGLASKRTYPLRSSFRPSYNMAVNLVQQFGRATARELLESSFAQFQADRAVVGLARQHKKAEDALDGYVEAATCHLGDFMEYAALRRRISDAEKAGARDRRNDRRSEAAASLEKLRPGDIIMVPNGKYSGFAVVIEPGITPEGPRPYVVTADRQARRLAMMDFGTPVKALGSVRIPRGFSGRNPQMRRDVVNALREKTHGLTPPPPTGRGPSVAAREQEARAELTEADRLRRQLREHPCHNCPDREDHARWAERWFKLQRDSATLQRRIESRTNTIARQFDRVCDVLISLDYLSLDDEDTTTVTDQGRQLMRIHTDMDLLAAESLRAGLWDDLTPPELAAVLSVLVFEGRRADDQAVPRLPGDKVKQVVAEMVHLWAQLDVLEKENGLEFLREPDMGFAWAAYRWAEGDDLDDVLRQTGQAAGDFVRWIKQLLDLTDQIASAAAGTPLRNVARAASDQMRRGVVAFSTLGED